CTGGAGATTGAAAAATATCAGGGCGAGCCGCCGCCGAACCACGCGCACGCCGCGCCGCCCGGCGTGGCCTGATCGGGCTGCAGGCCCGCGCTCCCGCGGGCCTGTTGTTCAGACGCCGCCTGTTGCAGGTTTTATGCCCCTTTTCCGGCACATTGCGGCATAAGCCTTCTTTACGCTCCTCTTACGGCACACGGCGGCGTAAACCTCATTGACGTCCCCTCTCTTTCAGCACGTTGCGGCATAAGTCTCTTTTCACCCGTGCCCGGCGCGCAAAACGTGACGCGCCTCCAGCCGCGGGTTAATTTTCCCGCAGCCGATCGCCCCGCCTTCGGCGCTTTTGGCGAACAATGCTAATTTTATTAACATCTGCTGTATCAGCGCGCTGCATAAGGAGACCCCCGTGCGCATCCGTCCCTTTACTGAAAGCGACCGCCCTTTTCTGCGGACGCTATTCCTCGCCTCGCGTAAGACGAACTGGAGCTGGCTTGATTCCAGCGCGTGGCAGCTGGAAGATTTCGACCAGGTGGTGTTAGGCGAAAACGTGCTGGTCGCCGAAGAAGATGGACATCGCCTGGGCTTCGCCGCGTATCTGGAGAATGATAATTTCCTGCACAGCCTGTTTATCGATCCGCACTATCAGGGCCGTGGCGCGGGCAGCGCGCTGTTAAAGGCGGTACAGGCACGCTTCACCGCCACCGGCGCGCTAAAGTGTCTACTGGCAAACAGCCGCGCGCAGAATTTTTATCTGCGCCACGGCTGGCAGATCGTTTCCCAGGGGGAAAGCGAGCAGGGAAAATATGTGCTGATGCACTTTAAAAAGTCCTCGTCCTGGTCGAAAAAACCGGAGAGCGCCTGACTTAACATACTGATAATATTTAACTTATTTAATTAACACTGTAAAAGCGTGAGCTTCTCCCCGCCATTCTTACCTCTACTGCCACCTTTCCCGTCGGGCTGACCGTGCGGGAAAGGTTTCCCGCGCCGAACGCCGCTAGTGTGTCCCTCATCAAAGGAGGCCGCAACGGCAGCCATTTTCGTGATTACGGGAGAAAACCATGAGCTTTCAACTGGCGTTACCGGGCATCAGCCTGCATGGCTACGGGGCGATTAGCGATCTGACGCAGCTACTGGCGCAGAAAAACTGGGGCAAAGCGCTGATCGTCACCGACGGGCAGCTGGCTGAGCTGGGGCTAACGCAGGGCCTCACCGACGGCCTGCAGCGCCACAACATCCCCTACGCCCTGTTCAGCGGCGTAGCACCGAACCCCACCGAGGAGCAGGTACAGGCGGGGCTGGCCGCCTTTCGTCAGCGGCAGTGCGATTTTCTTATCGCCTTCGGCGGCGGCAGCCCGATCGACACCGCCAAGGCGATTAAGATCCTCACCGCCAACCCCGGCAGAGCGGTCGACTATGCAGGCGTCGGCAAGGTGCGCCATCCCGGCGTGCCGCTGGTCGCCATCAATACCACCGCCGGCACCGCCGCTGAAGCCACCAGCAATGCGGTGATTACCGATAGCGCGCGCCAGATCAAGCAGGTGATTATCGACACGCAGCTGATCCCTGATATCGCCGTCGACGATCCGGCGGTGATGCTCGGCATTCCGCCGGACGTCACCGCCGCTACCGGTATGGATGCGCTGACCCACGCGCTGGAGGCGTACGTCTCTAAAGGGGCGCATGTGCTGACTGATCCCTGCGCGCTGGAAGCGATCGCCCTGATCCGGCGCTGGTTGCCCGTGGCAGTAGCGGAAGGCGGCCATCGCGAGGCACGGGAGATGATGGCCTGCGCGCAGTATCTGGCGGGTATGGCTTTCAACAGCGCCGGGCTGGGGCTGGTACATGCGCTGGCGCATCAGCCGGGCGCCACGCATAATCTGCCGCACGGCGTCTGCAACGCCATCCTGCTGCCGGTGGTGGCAGCGTTTAACCGGCCAGCCAGCGTTAAACGCTTCGCCCGCCTTGCCGTCGCGCTGGGGGTCGACACCACGCCTATGGATGATGAAGCCGCCAGCCAGGCGGCAGTAGCGGCGCTGCGCCAGCTGGCTGACGAAGTGGGCATTCCCGCCGGTTTCCGGCAGTTAGGCATCGAAGAAAAGGATATCGAAGGCTGGCTGGATAAGGCGCTGGCCGATCCCTGCGCGCCCGCCAATCCCCGTACCGCTACGCGTGAGCAGGTACGGGCACTCTATCGGCAGGCGCTGTAGAACGGCTTAGAGGGCGCGGAAGGCGATTTCGCCAGGGATGATTTCGCCCTGCCAGTAGAGCTGGGCGGCCACTGCGCCCGCCAGCTCGCGGTAGAGCGCGGTAAAGGCGCTTTCCGGGCGGCGGATCACCGTCGGCTCGCCGGCGTCCAGATCTTCACGCAGCGTAATGTGCAGCGGCAGCTGGCCAAGCAGGCGGGTATGGTACTTCTCCGCCAGCAGCTCAGCGCCGCCGCTGCCGAAGATCGCTTCGTGGTGGCCGCAGTTGCTGCAAATATGCATGCTCATGTTCTCCACCACGCCCAGTACCGGTACCTCTACTTTTTCAAACATCACGAAGCCTTTGCGCGCGTCAATCAGCGCGATATCCTGCGGCGTGGTGACGACCACGGCGCCGGTAACCGGGATGTTCTGCGCCAGCGTCAGCTGAATATCGCCGGTGCCAGGCGGCATATCAAGGATCAGGTAATCCAGCTCCGGCCAGAGCGTCTCATTCAGCAGCTGCATCAGCGCCTTGCTGGCCATCGGACCGCGCCACACCATGGCGTTGTCTTCCGTCACCAGGTAGCCGATAGAGTTGGTGGCGAGGCCGTGCGAGATAATCGGCGCCATATGCTTGCCGTCCGGCGAGGCAGGACGCTGATCTTCCGCGCCGAGCATGGTGGGCACCGACGGGCCGTAGATGTCGGCGTCAAGAATGCCCACGCGCGCCCCTTCGGCCACCAGCGCCAGCGCCATATTGACTGCGGTGCTGGATTTACCGACGCCGCCCTTGCCGGAGCTGACGGCGATGATGTTTTTCACCCCGTTAACGCCCGGCTGGTTTTTCACCCGCTTCAGGGTGGCAATATCGTGGCTCAGGCGCCAGTCAATCGCCTGCGCGCCGGTAATGCGCAGCAGGTCGGCGCTGGTCTGCTCTTTCAGCGCCTCGAAGCCGCTGCCCCAGGCGAAGGGCATTTTAATCTCTATATGCAGCTTGCCGTCCATCAGCGCGACATGGTGCAGCGCCTTGAGGGCGGTAAGATTATGCTTCAGCGTCGGATGTTCGAAAGTCGTCAATGTGCCGGCGACCATCGCGCGCAGCGTATCGGGCGAAAGCGCCCCGTGGGATTGTGAACTCATCCCTTCTCCTCGTGATTCAGGTTGTTTTATGTCCGGCGTGCGGCCGGTCTCCGTTACGGGAGATTATCGGACATAGTGCGATCAACTTAAGCATACCAGAAGCCCCGGCAGATCGCGTTTGCCTGGCGATGCGCTAAATCCCTTTGTTTACGCCGGGTCGGGCTTTCGGTTAACATCTAAAGCCCTTTTTAACCAGAAGAAACATGTCCCGCTATGACTCAAGTCGCGAAAAAAATAATGGTAACGTGCGCTCTGCCGTACGCAAATGGTCCCATCCATCTTGGCCATATGCTGGAGCATATCCAGGCTGATATCTGGGTCCGTTACCAGCGAATGCGCGGCAATCAGGTATGGTTCATTTGCGCTGACGACGCGCACGGCACGCCGATTATGCTGAAAGCGCAGCAGATGGGTATCACCCCAGAGCAGATGATTGCTGAGATGAGTCAGGCGCATCAGAAAGATTTCGCTGGCTTTAACATCAGCTACGATAACTACCACTCGACGCACAGCGATGAGAACCGCGAGCTGTCGGCGCTGATTTACAGCCGTCTGAAAGAGAATGGTTTTATTAAAAACCGCACCATTTCGCAGCTGTTCGATCCGGAAAAAGGCATGTTTCTGCCGGACCGCTTCGTCAAAGGCACCTGCCCGAAATGTAAAGCCCAGGATCAGTATGGCGATAACTGCGAAGTGTGCGGTTCGACCTACAGCCCGACTGAATTGATCGATCCGAAATCGGTGGTCTCCGGCGCCACGCCGGTGATGCGCGATTCCGAACACTTCTTCTTCGACCTGCCGTCGTTCAGCGAAATGCTGCAGGCCTGGACCCGTTCCGGCGCGCTGCAGGAGCAGGTGGCGAACAAAATGCAGGAGTGGTTCGAATCGGGCCTGCAGCAGTGGGATATCTCCCGCGACGCGCCCTACTTCGGCTTTGAAATTCCGGATGCGCCGGGCAAATATTTCTACGTCTGGCTGGATGCGCCGATCGGCTATATGGGCTCGTTTAAGAATCTGTGCGATAAGCGCGGCGATCTCGATTTCGATGAGTTCTGGAAAAAAGACTCTACTACCGAGCTGTATCACTTTATCGGCAAGGATATCGTCTACTTCCACAGCCTGTTCTGGCCGGCGATGCTGGAAGGCAGTCATTTCCGCAAGCCGAACAACCTGTTTGTTCACGGCTACGTCACGGTCAATGGCGCGAAGATGTCCAAGTCGCGCGGCACCTTTATCAAAGCCAGTACCTGGCTTGATCATCTGGACGCCGACAGCCTGCGCTACTACTACGCGGCGAAGCTCTCTTCGCGCATCGACGATATCGACCTGAACCTGGAAGATTTCGTGCAGCGCGTCAACGCTGATATCGTCAACAAAGTGGTAAACCTGGCTTCGCGCAACGCCGGTTTTATCGCCAAACGCTTCGGCGGCCAGCTGGCCGACCACCTGGCCGACCCGGCGCTCTACAAGACCTTTACCGACGCCTCCGCCAGCATCGGCGATGCCTGGGCCAGCCGCGAATATAGCCGTGCCATCCGCGAAATCATGGCACTGGCGGATATGGCTAACCGCTACGTTGACGAGCAGGCGCCGTGGGTGGTAGCGAAGCAGGAAGGCCGCGACGCCGATCTGCAGGCAATCTGCACCATGGGCATCAACCTGTTCCGCGTGCTGATGACCTGGCTGAAGCCGGTGCTGCCTTCATTAAGCGAGCGCGTCGAAGCCTTCCTGAAGTGCGATCTGCAGTGGGACGCGATTCACACGCCGCTGCTGAACCATGAGGTTGCGCCGTTTAAAGCGCTCTACAGCCGCATCGAAATGCCGAAAATCAACGCGCTGATCGAGGCCTCGAAAGAGGACGCCGCCGCTGCGGCGCAGCCGGCTGCAAGCGGCCCGCTGGCGGACGATCCGATTGGCGAGACCATTACCATCGACGACTTCGCTAAAGTGGATATGCGCGTGGCGCTGATCAAAACCGCCGAACTGGTGGAAGGCTCCGATAAGCTGCTGCGTCTGGTGCTGGACGTAGGCGGCGAAACACGCCAGATCTTCTCCGGCATTCGTGCCGCCTACCCCGATCCGTCGGTGCTGGTTGGCCGCCATACCATTATTGTCGCTAACCTGGCGCCGCGTAAGATGCGCTTCGGCGTGTCGGAAGGCATGGTGCTGTCGGCAGGCCCGGGCGGGAAAGATCTGTTCATTCTCGGCGCGGACAGCGGCGCGCAGCCTGGTATGCCGGTGAAATAACCCCGCTGGCGCAGCCTGCATTACCTGTCACGCCCCGTTCCGGGGCGTTTTTTTTGCCGCATCGCCTGATTGTGTGATCGGTAGCACGATTAGCCGTTTCAGCGTATCATTACCTGCGTCAAAAACAGGAGTCTGCCATGTCCGCCGTGCTGTCTGCCTGCTGGCGCTATCTGCGCGCCTTCATCATTATCTATCTCTGTCTCTATGCCGGTATCGGCATTTCATCCCTGCTGCCTATCGTCATTCCTGGCAGTATTATCGGCATGCTGATCCTCTTCCTGCTGCTGGGCTTTCAGATTGTCCCGGTCAACTGGGTGAAGCCTGGCTGTTACCTGATCATTCGCTATATGGCGCTGCTGTTTGTGCCGATCAGCGTCGGCGTGATGAACTACACCGATGTGCTTACCGCCCAGTTTGGCCCCATCTTCGTCTCCTGCGTCCTTAGCACTATGCTGGTATTGATGGTCGTCGGCTACAGTTCGCATCGCCTGCACGGCAAGCCTATCGTCGGGGAAAATAAAGATGAGTGATATCTGGTGGTCGCTGCCGTTGACGCTGGCGGTGTTTTTTTCCGCGCGCTGGCTGGCGGCGCGGGTCAAAATCTCCCTGTTTAATCCGCTGCTGATTTCGATGGCGGTCATCATTCCCCTGCTGCTGCTGATCAATATGCCCTATGCGCGCTACTTTCAGGGCAGCGCGATACTCAACAGCCTGCTGCAACCTTCAGTGGTGGCGCTGGCGCTGCCGCTCTATGAGCAGCTGCACCAGATCCGCGCGCGCTGGAAGTCGATTATCGCCGTCTGCTTTATCGGCAGCATGACGGCGATGGTTTCCGGCACCGCCATCGCGCTCTGGCTGGGGGCCACGCCGGAAATCGCCGCGACCATTATGCCGAAATCGGTCACTACGCCGATCGCTATGGCGGTCTCTGCCTCGCTGCATGGCATTCCGGCGATCAGCGCTATCTGCGTACTGGTGGCGGGCGTACTGGGCGCGGTATTCGGCCATATGCTGCTGAACCTGATGCGCATCAAAACCAAAGCGTCGCGCGGCCTGGCGATCGGCAACGCTTCGCACGCCCTCGGCACCGCGCGCTGCGCCGAACTCGATTTTCAGGAAGGGGCGTTCAGTTCGCTGGCGCTGGTGATCTGCGGCATCATCACCTCGCTGCTGGCGCCGTTCCTGTTCCCGCTGCTGCTGGCGCTGTTTGGCTAAAAGCGCCGCATGCGGGTTAAAATTTGCGAGAGATCGCGCAATTTGTAATTTCATTTCACTC
This DNA window, taken from Mixta gaviniae, encodes the following:
- a CDS encoding GNAT family N-acetyltransferase encodes the protein MRIRPFTESDRPFLRTLFLASRKTNWSWLDSSAWQLEDFDQVVLGENVLVAEEDGHRLGFAAYLENDNFLHSLFIDPHYQGRGAGSALLKAVQARFTATGALKCLLANSRAQNFYLRHGWQIVSQGESEQGKYVLMHFKKSSSWSKKPESA
- the fucO gene encoding lactaldehyde reductase; translation: MSFQLALPGISLHGYGAISDLTQLLAQKNWGKALIVTDGQLAELGLTQGLTDGLQRHNIPYALFSGVAPNPTEEQVQAGLAAFRQRQCDFLIAFGGGSPIDTAKAIKILTANPGRAVDYAGVGKVRHPGVPLVAINTTAGTAAEATSNAVITDSARQIKQVIIDTQLIPDIAVDDPAVMLGIPPDVTAATGMDALTHALEAYVSKGAHVLTDPCALEAIALIRRWLPVAVAEGGHREAREMMACAQYLAGMAFNSAGLGLVHALAHQPGATHNLPHGVCNAILLPVVAAFNRPASVKRFARLAVALGVDTTPMDDEAASQAAVAALRQLADEVGIPAGFRQLGIEEKDIEGWLDKALADPCAPANPRTATREQVRALYRQAL
- the apbC gene encoding iron-sulfur cluster carrier protein ApbC, whose translation is MSSQSHGALSPDTLRAMVAGTLTTFEHPTLKHNLTALKALHHVALMDGKLHIEIKMPFAWGSGFEALKEQTSADLLRITGAQAIDWRLSHDIATLKRVKNQPGVNGVKNIIAVSSGKGGVGKSSTAVNMALALVAEGARVGILDADIYGPSVPTMLGAEDQRPASPDGKHMAPIISHGLATNSIGYLVTEDNAMVWRGPMASKALMQLLNETLWPELDYLILDMPPGTGDIQLTLAQNIPVTGAVVVTTPQDIALIDARKGFVMFEKVEVPVLGVVENMSMHICSNCGHHEAIFGSGGAELLAEKYHTRLLGQLPLHITLREDLDAGEPTVIRRPESAFTALYRELAGAVAAQLYWQGEIIPGEIAFRAL
- the metG gene encoding methionine--tRNA ligase; translated protein: MTQVAKKIMVTCALPYANGPIHLGHMLEHIQADIWVRYQRMRGNQVWFICADDAHGTPIMLKAQQMGITPEQMIAEMSQAHQKDFAGFNISYDNYHSTHSDENRELSALIYSRLKENGFIKNRTISQLFDPEKGMFLPDRFVKGTCPKCKAQDQYGDNCEVCGSTYSPTELIDPKSVVSGATPVMRDSEHFFFDLPSFSEMLQAWTRSGALQEQVANKMQEWFESGLQQWDISRDAPYFGFEIPDAPGKYFYVWLDAPIGYMGSFKNLCDKRGDLDFDEFWKKDSTTELYHFIGKDIVYFHSLFWPAMLEGSHFRKPNNLFVHGYVTVNGAKMSKSRGTFIKASTWLDHLDADSLRYYYAAKLSSRIDDIDLNLEDFVQRVNADIVNKVVNLASRNAGFIAKRFGGQLADHLADPALYKTFTDASASIGDAWASREYSRAIREIMALADMANRYVDEQAPWVVAKQEGRDADLQAICTMGINLFRVLMTWLKPVLPSLSERVEAFLKCDLQWDAIHTPLLNHEVAPFKALYSRIEMPKINALIEASKEDAAAAAQPAASGPLADDPIGETITIDDFAKVDMRVALIKTAELVEGSDKLLRLVLDVGGETRQIFSGIRAAYPDPSVLVGRHTIIVANLAPRKMRFGVSEGMVLSAGPGGKDLFILGADSGAQPGMPVK
- a CDS encoding CidA/LrgA family protein, which produces MSAVLSACWRYLRAFIIIYLCLYAGIGISSLLPIVIPGSIIGMLILFLLLGFQIVPVNWVKPGCYLIIRYMALLFVPISVGVMNYTDVLTAQFGPIFVSCVLSTMLVLMVVGYSSHRLHGKPIVGENKDE
- a CDS encoding CidB/LrgB family autolysis modulator, with amino-acid sequence MSDIWWSLPLTLAVFFSARWLAARVKISLFNPLLISMAVIIPLLLLINMPYARYFQGSAILNSLLQPSVVALALPLYEQLHQIRARWKSIIAVCFIGSMTAMVSGTAIALWLGATPEIAATIMPKSVTTPIAMAVSASLHGIPAISAICVLVAGVLGAVFGHMLLNLMRIKTKASRGLAIGNASHALGTARCAELDFQEGAFSSLALVICGIITSLLAPFLFPLLLALFG